A window from Shimia isoporae encodes these proteins:
- a CDS encoding inorganic phosphate transporter has product MSAPKHGKQWSALDRDLHRFSYLETGAAYVSRPMVGFGIALAFIVIAGVLAGFVFGTDTSGMIVVAAAAFGAYMAINIGANDVANNMGPAVGANALTMGGAIAIAAICESAGALLAGGDVVSTISKGIIDPSGMQTTQIFIWAMMAALISSALWVNLATWVGAPVSTTHSVVGGVMGAGIAAAGFAAVNWPTMGKIAASWVISPVLGGVIAAAFLAFIKANIVYKEDKIAAARKWVPVLVAIMAAAFASYLALKGLKRVIKIDIETSLVIGVVIGVITYFITRPLIRRQSEGLENRNKSLKVLFGLPLVFSAALLSFAHGANDVANAVGPLAAIVHASQFGDIAAKVAIPSWVMIIGALGISFGLFLFGPKLIRMVGEQITKLNPMRAYCVALSAAITVIVASWLGLPVSSTHIAVGGIFGVGFYREWHSERRRRKLAATRPLPHIPPLAPEERRRRKLVRRSHFMTIVAAWVITVPAAAFMSGIIFLLLNAMVG; this is encoded by the coding sequence ATGTCTGCGCCAAAACACGGCAAACAATGGTCCGCTCTGGACCGCGATCTTCATCGGTTTTCATACCTTGAAACCGGTGCGGCCTACGTTTCGCGCCCGATGGTAGGCTTTGGCATCGCCCTTGCATTTATCGTTATCGCCGGCGTCCTAGCCGGTTTTGTTTTCGGCACAGATACCAGCGGTATGATCGTCGTCGCAGCAGCGGCCTTTGGCGCCTACATGGCGATCAATATCGGCGCCAACGACGTAGCCAACAACATGGGTCCGGCCGTAGGCGCAAACGCTCTGACGATGGGCGGGGCCATCGCCATCGCCGCCATTTGTGAAAGCGCAGGTGCGTTGCTTGCGGGAGGTGACGTTGTCTCCACTATTTCCAAAGGCATCATCGACCCTTCGGGCATGCAGACCACCCAGATTTTCATCTGGGCCATGATGGCCGCTCTGATCTCCTCCGCGCTCTGGGTCAATCTCGCCACATGGGTCGGCGCTCCGGTTTCCACCACCCACTCGGTTGTGGGTGGGGTTATGGGGGCGGGCATCGCCGCCGCCGGATTTGCCGCTGTAAACTGGCCAACCATGGGGAAAATCGCTGCATCTTGGGTGATTTCGCCAGTCCTTGGGGGCGTTATTGCCGCCGCCTTCCTCGCCTTCATCAAGGCGAATATTGTCTACAAAGAAGACAAGATCGCCGCGGCCCGCAAATGGGTACCGGTTCTGGTCGCGATCATGGCCGCAGCCTTCGCCTCCTACCTTGCGCTCAAAGGCCTGAAACGCGTGATCAAGATCGACATTGAGACATCGCTGGTTATCGGCGTCGTCATTGGTGTGATTACATACTTCATCACCCGCCCATTGATCCGCCGTCAGTCCGAAGGCCTCGAGAACCGCAACAAGTCTCTCAAGGTGCTCTTTGGCCTGCCGCTTGTGTTCTCCGCGGCCCTTCTCTCGTTCGCACATGGTGCAAACGACGTGGCAAATGCGGTCGGCCCTTTGGCCGCCATCGTACACGCCAGCCAATTCGGGGACATCGCCGCCAAAGTCGCCATCCCGTCGTGGGTCATGATCATCGGCGCGCTCGGCATCTCCTTCGGCCTGTTCCTGTTTGGTCCGAAACTGATCCGCATGGTTGGCGAACAGATCACGAAACTGAACCCGATGCGTGCCTATTGTGTGGCGCTCTCCGCGGCCATCACAGTGATCGTTGCTTCCTGGCTCGGCCTTCCAGTCAGTTCGACCCACATAGCCGTCGGCGGTATTTTCGGCGTGGGGTTCTACCGCGAATGGCATTCCGAGCGTCGCCGCCGCAAACTGGCAGCAACCCGCCCGTTGCCGCACATACCTCCCCTTGCCCCTGAAGAGCGTCGCCGCCGTAAATTGGTACGTCGCAGCCACTTCATGACAATCGTGGCCGCTTGGGTCATCACCGTCCCTGCCGCCGCGTTCATGTCAGGGATCATCTTCCTGTTGCTGAACGCAATGGTCGGCTAA
- a CDS encoding NUDIX hydrolase, producing MPSALKRAYHSVLVPLLQRPRRLQVAALCMRERGEVREVLLVTSRDTGRWVLPKGWPIRGKDAPGSALQEAWEEAGVREANMNTSPVGSYGYDKRLDSGLALPVEVKVYEAEVTKLMEDFPEAEERTRKWVRPEEAAEMVQEPELQALLRDI from the coding sequence ATGCCCAGCGCACTAAAAAGAGCTTACCACAGCGTGCTTGTTCCGCTGTTGCAACGCCCGCGGCGTCTGCAGGTTGCTGCCCTTTGCATGCGCGAACGCGGCGAAGTGCGTGAGGTCCTGCTGGTCACGTCTCGCGATACCGGTCGCTGGGTACTTCCGAAAGGCTGGCCAATCCGCGGCAAAGATGCTCCCGGCTCTGCATTGCAGGAAGCCTGGGAAGAGGCCGGCGTGCGCGAAGCCAATATGAATACCTCCCCTGTTGGCAGCTACGGCTACGACAAACGCCTCGATAGCGGCCTTGCTCTGCCTGTTGAAGTCAAAGTCTACGAGGCCGAAGTTACCAAGCTGATGGAAGATTTCCCCGAAGCCGAAGAGCGTACACGCAAATGGGTACGCCCAGAGGAAGCCGCGGAAATGGTGCAAGAGCCTGAACTACAGGCCTTGCTGCGCGACATCTAG
- the hrpB gene encoding ATP-dependent helicase HrpB: MTTLPIHDALEPLLAALRANNRAVLQAPPGAGKTTVVPLAMLQAGLTSGRILMLEPRRLAARAAAERMAQTLGERAGETVGYRVRGESKVGKATRIEVVTEGILTRMIQSDAELTGIGAVIFDEFHERSLNADLGLALCLEIAEALRDDLILLAMSATLDAEPVAALMGDVPVITSEGRAFAVETCWLDKPLGKKDRLEEATARLINQAVGETSGGVLVFLPGEGEIRRTQSALRLPSDCTVHPLFGAMPFKDQQAAIRPAQSGRKVVLATSIAETSLTIQDIRVVVDAGRARRARFDPGSGMSRLVTERVTRAEATQRQGRAGRVAEGRCYRLWTKGEEGGLLPFPPAEIEAADLTGLALELAVWGASPDDLAFLTPPNSGSFSEAQAVLQMLGALDAERRVTDHGKALAALPLHPRLAHMMAVAGPQAAPVAALLSARDPLSRGAPVDLSLRLEALADIKAFTDRRPFGVNRNAVATIRDEAKRLRQSTRDVTADALSPEELAALAYPDRIGLRRKGDTPRFVLSGGKGAILDESDPLANARLIVVTDTDGNPREARIRQALQISEAQLRDLFVDQIAWHNSCTWSKRERRVIARRQEMLGAVALDDRIWKDAPDDVIAKAMLDGVRDLGIALPPAAQRFVARVELIRSAGHDLPDMTPEGLIETIEDWLLPHLSGIKTAEHWKKFDLLDALRARLDWNQMQVVDRLAPAHFTTPLDRKIPIDYSGETPEITLRLQELFGQTTHPKIGNTPLRVTLLSPGQKPVQTTMDIPGFWASSYADVRKDMRGRYPKHPWPEDPTQADPTLRAKRRKP; encoded by the coding sequence ATGACGACCCTGCCGATACATGACGCTCTGGAACCGCTGCTCGCCGCGTTGCGCGCAAACAACCGCGCCGTGCTTCAGGCTCCCCCAGGCGCGGGTAAAACAACTGTCGTACCTCTGGCAATGCTCCAGGCCGGCCTGACTTCCGGTCGCATCCTGATGCTGGAACCCCGCCGCCTTGCCGCCCGCGCAGCAGCGGAACGCATGGCGCAAACACTCGGTGAAAGGGCCGGCGAAACAGTCGGGTATCGGGTGCGCGGTGAAAGTAAAGTTGGCAAGGCGACCCGCATTGAAGTCGTCACTGAGGGTATTCTGACCCGCATGATCCAATCAGACGCGGAGCTTACAGGCATCGGCGCGGTCATTTTCGACGAATTCCACGAACGCAGCCTGAACGCCGATCTGGGCCTCGCCCTTTGTCTGGAAATCGCAGAGGCCCTGCGCGATGATCTGATCTTGTTGGCCATGTCCGCCACACTAGATGCCGAACCGGTTGCCGCCTTGATGGGCGATGTGCCGGTGATCACCTCCGAGGGTCGTGCTTTCGCCGTCGAAACCTGCTGGCTGGACAAACCGCTGGGCAAGAAAGATCGCCTCGAAGAGGCCACAGCCCGGTTGATCAACCAGGCCGTTGGCGAAACAAGTGGCGGCGTGCTCGTTTTCCTGCCGGGCGAAGGAGAAATCCGACGCACTCAGTCCGCTTTGCGCCTGCCGTCCGATTGCACTGTGCACCCCCTGTTCGGCGCCATGCCCTTCAAGGATCAACAAGCCGCGATCCGCCCCGCTCAATCTGGCCGCAAGGTCGTGCTTGCCACCTCTATCGCCGAAACCTCGCTTACCATTCAGGACATCCGCGTTGTCGTCGACGCTGGCCGCGCACGCCGGGCACGCTTTGATCCGGGGTCCGGCATGTCGCGGCTCGTGACTGAACGCGTTACCCGCGCAGAAGCAACACAGCGACAGGGACGAGCCGGCCGCGTGGCCGAAGGGAGATGCTATCGTCTCTGGACCAAAGGTGAGGAAGGCGGCCTCTTGCCCTTTCCACCAGCCGAAATCGAAGCAGCCGACCTCACCGGTCTGGCTCTGGAACTTGCCGTTTGGGGCGCTTCCCCGGACGATCTTGCCTTCCTGACTCCCCCCAACTCCGGAAGCTTTTCGGAGGCTCAGGCCGTCCTCCAAATGCTTGGCGCGCTTGATGCTGAACGCCGCGTAACCGATCATGGCAAAGCTCTGGCGGCCTTGCCGTTGCACCCGAGACTGGCCCACATGATGGCCGTTGCGGGACCGCAAGCTGCGCCGGTTGCCGCGCTGCTCTCGGCCCGCGATCCGCTTTCCCGCGGCGCGCCTGTTGACCTGTCGCTCCGCCTTGAAGCTCTGGCCGACATCAAGGCCTTCACTGATCGTCGCCCCTTTGGCGTCAACCGCAACGCCGTTGCCACGATCCGTGACGAGGCCAAACGCTTGCGTCAATCGACCCGCGACGTAACGGCGGATGCCCTGTCGCCCGAGGAACTAGCGGCATTGGCATATCCCGACCGTATTGGCCTGCGGCGCAAAGGAGACACCCCCCGTTTTGTTCTTTCCGGCGGCAAGGGCGCAATACTTGATGAAAGTGATCCGCTCGCCAATGCTCGCCTGATCGTTGTGACTGACACAGACGGCAACCCTCGAGAAGCCCGCATCAGACAGGCGCTCCAGATCAGCGAAGCCCAATTGCGGGACCTGTTCGTCGACCAGATCGCTTGGCACAACAGCTGCACATGGTCCAAACGGGAGCGCCGGGTGATCGCCAGGCGTCAGGAAATGCTCGGCGCCGTGGCGTTGGATGACCGCATCTGGAAAGACGCGCCCGACGATGTCATTGCCAAAGCCATGCTGGACGGCGTGCGCGACCTCGGCATTGCTCTGCCGCCTGCCGCACAACGGTTTGTCGCAAGGGTCGAACTGATCCGCTCCGCTGGGCACGACCTGCCGGACATGACCCCCGAGGGTCTCATAGAGACAATCGAAGACTGGCTTTTACCGCATCTGTCCGGCATCAAAACTGCCGAACACTGGAAAAAATTCGATCTGCTCGACGCCCTACGGGCTCGGCTGGACTGGAACCAGATGCAGGTCGTGGACCGTCTCGCTCCAGCGCATTTCACCACGCCGCTCGACCGCAAAATACCAATCGACTACTCCGGCGAAACGCCTGAGATCACCCTCCGACTGCAAGAGCTGTTCGGCCAGACGACGCATCCGAAAATCGGAAACACGCCGTTGCGCGTAACGCTCCTTTCGCCTGGTCAGAAACCGGTGCAAACAACGATGGACATTCCCGGCTTCTGGGCCAGCTCCTACGCCGACGTGCGCAAGGATATGCGCGGGCGCTATCCGAAACACCCTTGGCCCGAAGACCCAACCCAGGCCGATCCAACGCTGCGCGCCAAACGACGCAAGCCCTGA
- a CDS encoding DUF3108 domain-containing protein — protein sequence MRHLGRAVALGIALLVPSFTAAAESQLWSVRAFGVKIGELQVKTVQSQATYRGDGSFQTTGLAGVLKRIRFSVASNGRVQQSRLLPLAYTGFIDTGRRISETKLGFTDGLPTKIAGEQSPETPISNTAKQGAIDPMTMMWLTVRDQTAATLCNIDQTQFDGTRLVRITLKTRNTNGNMTTCSGTYDRIGGYSAEELAELKTSPLAITYTFTGDRWRATEIALTSRHGKARLLRQD from the coding sequence ATGCGACACCTTGGTCGCGCCGTCGCACTTGGCATCGCGCTTCTAGTCCCGTCTTTCACAGCCGCCGCAGAGAGCCAGCTTTGGTCCGTACGCGCTTTCGGCGTAAAGATAGGCGAACTCCAAGTCAAAACGGTTCAGTCGCAAGCAACATACAGGGGCGACGGGTCTTTTCAGACCACGGGTCTTGCCGGCGTACTCAAGCGCATTCGCTTTTCCGTGGCATCCAACGGCCGCGTGCAGCAAAGCCGCCTCCTGCCACTGGCCTACACCGGCTTCATCGACACCGGCCGCCGCATTTCCGAAACCAAGCTCGGGTTTACTGACGGTCTGCCAACAAAAATTGCAGGCGAGCAGTCTCCAGAGACGCCCATCTCCAACACAGCAAAACAAGGCGCAATAGACCCGATGACAATGATGTGGCTCACGGTGCGAGACCAGACAGCCGCCACGCTGTGCAACATCGACCAGACCCAGTTTGACGGCACCCGCCTTGTGCGCATTACGCTCAAAACCCGCAACACCAACGGCAATATGACAACCTGTTCGGGAACTTACGACCGCATCGGCGGCTACTCGGCGGAAGAACTCGCCGAACTTAAAACATCCCCGTTGGCAATCACCTACACCTTTACCGGCGACAGGTGGCGCGCAACGGAAATCGCGCTTACATCGCGCCATGGCAAGGCCAGGTTGCTGCGTCAGGACTAA
- the meaB gene encoding methylmalonyl Co-A mutase-associated GTPase MeaB, with protein sequence MDIADLRDRILNQERRALARAITLVESAREDHRAQAAELLDALRGAGKQALRIGLSGTPGVGKSTFIESFGMMLTAQGLRVAVLAVDPSSARSGGSILGDKTRMERLSRDKNAFIRPSPSQTHLGGVARRTREAVALCEAAGFDVVLIETVGVGQSETVVAEMSDLFLLLLAPAGGDELQGVKRGIMEMADIILVNKADGDLKSTAIRTCADYSGALRLLRKRPQDPEGFPKAMTVSALEENGLSQAWEEMVTLTDWRKDNGHWAGRRVQQAQYWFHEELRQALLARLETKDARDVVEALGADVAAGEIAPSAAAEKALMTLGIASTKA encoded by the coding sequence ATGGACATCGCAGACTTGCGTGACAGGATATTGAACCAAGAGCGTCGTGCTCTGGCAAGGGCGATCACCTTGGTCGAAAGCGCGCGTGAAGATCACAGGGCGCAGGCAGCTGAATTGCTGGATGCTTTGCGTGGGGCTGGCAAGCAGGCGTTGCGGATCGGCCTGTCGGGAACCCCCGGCGTGGGCAAGTCCACCTTTATCGAGAGCTTTGGCATGATGCTGACGGCGCAGGGATTGCGCGTTGCGGTTCTGGCTGTTGATCCGAGTTCCGCGCGCTCTGGCGGTTCGATTCTGGGGGATAAGACACGGATGGAACGGCTGAGCCGTGACAAAAACGCCTTTATCCGTCCGTCACCAAGCCAGACGCACCTTGGGGGCGTCGCGCGACGTACACGAGAGGCGGTCGCGCTGTGTGAGGCTGCCGGCTTTGACGTGGTGCTGATCGAGACGGTCGGGGTCGGGCAATCCGAAACGGTTGTGGCGGAGATGTCCGATCTGTTTCTTCTCCTGTTGGCGCCAGCAGGTGGTGACGAACTTCAGGGCGTGAAGCGCGGCATCATGGAGATGGCCGATATTATTCTCGTGAATAAGGCGGATGGAGATCTCAAATCCACAGCAATCCGGACCTGTGCGGACTATTCGGGGGCTTTGCGGTTGTTGCGAAAGCGCCCGCAGGATCCGGAGGGATTTCCCAAAGCCATGACGGTGTCCGCCCTCGAAGAAAACGGGTTGTCTCAGGCCTGGGAGGAAATGGTCACGCTGACCGACTGGCGCAAAGACAATGGGCACTGGGCCGGACGGCGAGTGCAACAGGCGCAGTACTGGTTCCATGAAGAATTGCGACAGGCGCTGTTGGCTCGGCTAGAGACAAAGGACGCTCGCGACGTCGTCGAGGCTCTAGGTGCTGACGTAGCGGCGGGCGAGATTGCTCCCTCCGCTGCCGCAGAAAAAGCCCTCATGACCTTGGGGATTGCCAGCACAAAGGCGTAA
- a CDS encoding L-threonylcarbamoyladenylate synthase, with amino-acid sequence METQTLTPDSVGYAHAASILGAGGLVAFPTETVYGLGADARNDFAVARIFEAKGRPRFNPLIVHVPDAATAKRYVIWDDGADRIASAFWPGPLTLVLPLRPDSGLSPLVTADLPTLAIRVPAHPVARALLAEFDGPVAAPSANPSGRISPTEAGHVIAGLAGRIEAVVDGGPCDVGVESTILGLSDTPKLLRPGGLPQEALEAALGTGLSHYQDGDPLSAPGQMLSHYAPGASVRLNATRISKGERLLGFGAVENATLNLSPAGDLTEAAANLFHHLHALDKSGDAPIAVSPIPEVGLGRAINDRLRRAAAPRH; translated from the coding sequence TTGGAAACGCAAACGCTCACGCCAGATAGCGTCGGATATGCGCATGCTGCCTCTATTCTGGGGGCGGGTGGACTGGTCGCATTTCCGACCGAAACCGTATACGGGCTTGGCGCAGACGCCCGCAATGACTTCGCCGTTGCCCGCATTTTCGAAGCCAAGGGCCGCCCGCGGTTCAATCCATTGATCGTCCACGTGCCGGATGCTGCGACAGCAAAACGCTACGTCATTTGGGACGACGGTGCCGACCGGATCGCGTCTGCTTTCTGGCCTGGCCCGCTGACATTGGTGCTGCCCCTACGCCCTGACAGCGGTCTGTCGCCTCTTGTCACAGCGGATTTACCGACGCTTGCAATCCGCGTGCCGGCGCATCCCGTGGCCCGCGCATTGCTGGCAGAATTTGACGGCCCCGTGGCCGCGCCGTCAGCCAATCCGTCGGGCCGTATCAGCCCGACAGAAGCTGGTCACGTAATTGCCGGGCTCGCGGGCAGGATTGAAGCAGTGGTCGACGGCGGACCTTGTGACGTGGGTGTGGAAAGCACGATACTCGGGCTATCAGATACCCCGAAACTCCTGCGTCCGGGCGGGCTGCCTCAAGAGGCTCTCGAAGCCGCGCTGGGCACCGGGCTTTCGCACTATCAGGACGGCGACCCCCTCTCTGCTCCGGGGCAGATGCTGTCACACTACGCGCCCGGCGCCTCTGTGCGGCTGAACGCCACCCGCATTTCAAAGGGCGAGCGCCTTCTCGGCTTCGGAGCCGTTGAAAATGCCACTCTCAATCTCAGCCCCGCTGGTGACCTGACAGAAGCTGCAGCAAATCTGTTTCATCACCTTCACGCGCTGGACAAGTCCGGCGACGCTCCGATCGCGGTATCCCCGATACCCGAAGTCGGTCTGGGCCGGGCGATCAATGACCGCCTCCGCAGGGCAGCGGCCCCACGTCACTGA
- a CDS encoding acyl-CoA dehydrogenase: MPFRAPVTDFQFLFDHVVDFANVTATERFADADKDTTDAILLEAGKMVEEVMAPLNRGSDLEGAVLENGKVRTSPGFAEAYKQIAEGGWISTSADPEYGGMGLPHSITTAVNEMMASGCLSLQLNPLMTQGQIEALEHHASDEIKDLYLPKLISGEWAGTMNLTEPAAGSDVGALKSKAVPNGDGSFAISGQKIYISWGDNDFTENVCHLVLARLPDGAAGTKGISLFMVPKFIPDENGKPGVANTLGVVSLEHKLGLHGSPTAVMQYDNAKGWLVGQEHDGMKCMFTMMNNARLGVGGQGIGIAESAYQHALHYALERKQGRTPVGDGTGTILDHADVRRMLTSMKADIFAARAIEMACAVAIDMNTATGDKDWKARAAFLTPIAKSFGTEVGIDVAQQGVQVHGGMGFIEETGAAQFSRDVRVTAIYEGTNGIQAMDLVGRKLMDGGDAAYALLDEIEDCAEKVRESMSELAEPLWQATETLREATEWMVAQSDMNERFAGSVPFLMGFARVLGGYFHLKAAIAEGGEGARSKLAAFYIKRLLPEHSGLLEHAMQGAAGVYALSAEELGAA, translated from the coding sequence ATGCCGTTTCGCGCCCCAGTGACCGATTTTCAGTTTCTCTTCGACCACGTCGTAGACTTTGCAAACGTAACCGCCACCGAGCGGTTTGCGGATGCGGACAAAGACACCACCGATGCTATCCTGCTGGAAGCAGGCAAGATGGTCGAGGAGGTTATGGCACCGCTTAACCGCGGCAGTGATCTCGAGGGTGCGGTTCTGGAAAACGGTAAGGTGCGTACGTCTCCCGGTTTTGCAGAGGCTTACAAACAGATTGCAGAAGGGGGCTGGATTTCTACCAGCGCCGACCCCGAATACGGCGGAATGGGACTTCCTCATTCCATTACGACTGCAGTCAACGAAATGATGGCATCCGGTTGTCTGTCTTTGCAGTTGAACCCTTTGATGACGCAGGGGCAGATCGAGGCGCTTGAGCATCACGCATCGGACGAGATCAAAGACCTTTACCTGCCGAAGCTTATTTCCGGTGAGTGGGCCGGCACGATGAACCTGACGGAGCCTGCAGCCGGTTCCGATGTCGGTGCATTGAAATCCAAGGCGGTACCGAATGGGGATGGCAGCTTTGCGATCTCCGGTCAGAAAATCTATATCAGCTGGGGCGACAACGACTTTACCGAAAATGTCTGCCACCTTGTTCTCGCCCGTTTGCCGGATGGGGCAGCGGGAACCAAAGGTATCAGCCTTTTCATGGTGCCCAAGTTCATTCCGGATGAGAACGGTAAGCCGGGTGTGGCCAATACGCTGGGGGTTGTCAGCCTTGAGCACAAGCTTGGCCTGCACGGGTCTCCAACAGCGGTCATGCAGTATGACAACGCCAAAGGCTGGCTTGTCGGTCAAGAACATGATGGCATGAAGTGCATGTTCACAATGATGAACAACGCACGTCTTGGCGTCGGTGGTCAGGGCATCGGTATCGCGGAGAGTGCATATCAGCACGCATTGCACTATGCGCTGGAGCGCAAACAGGGCCGCACGCCCGTCGGAGACGGTACCGGTACAATTCTGGATCACGCTGACGTGCGTCGGATGCTGACAAGCATGAAGGCTGATATTTTCGCAGCCAGGGCAATTGAAATGGCCTGCGCTGTCGCGATCGACATGAACACAGCAACCGGTGACAAGGACTGGAAAGCCCGTGCGGCCTTCCTGACGCCCATCGCCAAGAGTTTTGGCACAGAAGTCGGCATCGATGTGGCGCAACAGGGTGTGCAGGTTCATGGCGGCATGGGCTTTATCGAAGAAACCGGCGCGGCCCAGTTCAGCCGCGATGTGCGCGTGACTGCGATCTACGAAGGCACCAACGGCATTCAGGCTATGGACCTCGTCGGTCGGAAACTGATGGACGGTGGCGACGCGGCTTATGCACTGCTTGACGAGATCGAGGATTGCGCTGAGAAAGTGCGGGAGAGCATGTCTGAGCTGGCTGAGCCACTTTGGCAGGCCACAGAGACTTTGCGCGAAGCAACCGAATGGATGGTTGCCCAAAGTGACATGAACGAGCGCTTTGCCGGTTCTGTACCTTTCCTGATGGGTTTCGCCCGTGTGCTTGGCGGATACTTCCACCTCAAGGCGGCAATCGCCGAAGGAGGCGAAGGCGCGCGCAGCAAGCTGGCAGCGTTTTATATCAAGCGCTTGTTGCCGGAACACTCTGGACTTCTGGAGCACGCTATGCAGGGTGCGGCAGGCGTTTATGCACTGAGCGCGGAAGAATTGGGAGCCGCTTGA
- a CDS encoding MBL fold metallo-hydrolase, with protein MSDGSAAGIRYPWETPPAVGEAIEVADGVLWMRLPLPMALDHVNIYALDEGDHWTIVDTGFDSKKGRAIWGDLLAGPLQGKPVGRVVVTHHHPDHVGLAGWFQTEHGASLWTTRTAWLFARMLQLDEQAVPRQETLDFYRSCGMDEAIFQERANERPFNFADVVAPMPLGFKRIKQGDVIEMGGRVWDVHIGNGHAPEHATFWSRSDNLVLSGDQILPSISSNIGVYATEPEADPVADWLEACERLSLLARDDQLILGGHKLPFTGAPTRMRQLIENHHGALNRLREHLDVPKTAAECFLPLFKRNIEGGAYGLALVEALAHLNHLYHVGSARRTVRDDGAYLWQSID; from the coding sequence ATGAGCGACGGATCGGCAGCAGGAATACGATATCCTTGGGAAACTCCTCCCGCAGTGGGCGAGGCCATCGAAGTGGCCGATGGGGTTTTGTGGATGCGGTTGCCGCTGCCGATGGCGCTGGATCATGTGAACATCTACGCCCTTGACGAGGGCGATCACTGGACCATTGTCGATACGGGCTTTGACAGCAAAAAAGGTCGTGCCATCTGGGGCGACCTTCTGGCCGGCCCATTGCAAGGTAAACCTGTGGGTCGCGTGGTTGTCACCCATCACCATCCGGATCACGTTGGGCTGGCTGGCTGGTTCCAGACTGAACACGGCGCGAGCCTGTGGACAACGCGCACTGCATGGCTATTTGCGCGCATGCTGCAATTGGACGAGCAGGCGGTTCCACGTCAGGAAACGCTCGACTTTTATCGCAGTTGCGGCATGGACGAAGCGATCTTTCAGGAACGCGCAAACGAGCGGCCGTTCAACTTTGCGGACGTGGTTGCGCCGATGCCTTTGGGTTTCAAGCGCATCAAGCAGGGCGATGTGATCGAGATGGGCGGACGCGTATGGGACGTGCACATCGGAAACGGGCACGCGCCCGAGCATGCGACTTTCTGGAGCCGCTCGGACAATCTGGTGCTTTCCGGAGACCAAATACTGCCGTCGATCAGTTCCAACATCGGGGTCTATGCCACAGAGCCGGAAGCGGATCCCGTGGCGGATTGGCTGGAAGCTTGCGAGCGTTTATCGTTGTTGGCGCGGGATGATCAGCTGATCCTCGGTGGGCACAAGTTGCCATTTACAGGCGCCCCGACGCGGATGCGGCAGTTGATCGAAAACCATCATGGGGCGCTGAACCGGCTGCGCGAACATCTGGACGTTCCCAAAACTGCCGCCGAGTGTTTTCTTCCACTGTTCAAGCGAAATATCGAAGGCGGGGCGTACGGGCTCGCGCTTGTGGAAGCGCTTGCACACCTCAATCACCTTTATCATGTTGGCAGTGCAAGGCGCACGGTTCGGGATGATGGCGCCTATCTTTGGCAAAGCATCGACTGA
- a CDS encoding DUF6173 family protein, with product MTQDIKTTAEAEEAAALPRLYEVHADPDAAQVEVPEGVTKKPVAQKSPAEWAYERLVMYIQNFEKQLDSDHEIAMGFTGGEAGVLRIEGMGYFDPDIVTFYGSDSNGIKTQLVQHVSQLNVMLRALPKPVEQTEASRIGFRLADDLTKS from the coding sequence ATGACCCAAGACATCAAGACCACCGCCGAGGCAGAAGAAGCGGCGGCGTTGCCGCGTCTGTACGAGGTGCATGCCGATCCCGATGCGGCGCAGGTGGAGGTGCCGGAGGGTGTGACCAAAAAACCTGTCGCCCAGAAAAGTCCCGCGGAGTGGGCATATGAGCGGCTGGTGATGTACATCCAGAACTTCGAGAAACAACTCGACAGTGACCATGAGATTGCAATGGGCTTTACCGGCGGGGAGGCCGGTGTTCTCCGGATTGAGGGGATGGGATATTTTGATCCCGACATCGTGACGTTTTACGGCAGTGACAGCAACGGTATCAAAACCCAGTTGGTGCAGCACGTGAGCCAGCTCAACGTAATGCTGCGGGCGTTGCCCAAACCGGTGGAGCAGACCGAAGCCTCGCGGATTGGCTTCCGGCTGGCGGATGATCTGACGAAATCATGA
- a CDS encoding aa3-type cytochrome c oxidase subunit IV yields the protein MAEHEHGSMDIKVQEKTFEGFIKWSIYVAAASIGVLIFLAIFNS from the coding sequence ATGGCGGAACATGAACACGGATCCATGGACATCAAAGTTCAGGAAAAGACCTTTGAAGGCTTCATCAAATGGTCGATCTACGTGGCGGCAGCCTCCATCGGTGTGCTGATATTCCTCGCGATCTTCAACAGCTGA
- a CDS encoding AzlD domain-containing protein: MIDKSDLWIIIFAMGIGSFGLRFLFLGLVGDRPLPPWVLRHLRYTAVAVLPGLVAPLVLWPAATNGQPDPARMIAALVTFAVGYATKNVLAAIFAGAGTLFLGLYFLG, translated from the coding sequence ATGATCGACAAGTCCGACCTTTGGATCATCATCTTTGCAATGGGTATCGGCAGCTTCGGACTGCGCTTCCTGTTTCTCGGGCTTGTCGGCGACCGACCTTTACCACCCTGGGTACTGCGTCACCTCCGTTACACGGCTGTGGCCGTTCTGCCGGGGTTGGTGGCGCCACTGGTTTTGTGGCCTGCGGCCACAAACGGCCAGCCCGACCCGGCGCGCATGATCGCTGCCTTAGTCACGTTCGCGGTGGGGTATGCCACAAAAAACGTGCTCGCCGCCATCTTTGCGGGCGCAGGCACCTTGTTTCTCGGGCTCTACTTTCTTGGCTGA